A single window of Colletotrichum higginsianum IMI 349063 chromosome 8, whole genome shotgun sequence DNA harbors:
- a CDS encoding Cytochrome p450, giving the protein MEASIDPQLVPQMTGSNSTASDGGLYGVSSVYVVFSTVLAVTLAALSFLSKGSSKSTPLPWVNRPSTFDVLRMGAKYRFLMGAGDMVKKGFEDFSDSPGFRMVADAGEIVMLDPKFAAELKNDHRVDFVKLFLRDFHEGIPGFDFTQQGARDAKILREVTKSQLTHHLNSLSSECVASMQTIFTDNEAYHDLELRPALLDLISRISSKAFLGGDPLCQDEEWLKITTTYAGTVNKAAVMLRLWPRPLRSLVHWFLPSCREARTQVRLARRLFEPMVERRRRAKAESPDVQFDDTVEWAEKAAKGLPYDASAVQLLFSMAAMHTTTDLLTQVILDLAAHPEVIEPLRQEIDTVLREEGGWTKAALHKMKLLDSVLKECQRMKPAAISGLRGVLNADVTLSDGTRLEKNTSIAVSSHLHWDEATYENPQKWDGWRFYNLRQTPGKEHSSQLVSTSPEHMGFGIGTHACPGRFFGAHEVKVALCHFLLRYDWKLAEGVVPQTRTFMWSLVADPKAKVSIKRRCV; this is encoded by the exons ATGGAAGCCTCTATTGATCCCCAACTCGTTCCTCAGATGACGGGAAGCAACTCCACGGCTTCCGATGGTGGGTTGTATGGTGTCTCCTCGGTTTACGTCGTTTTCTCGACAGTCCTTGCCGTGACATTGGCGGCGTTGTCTTTCCTCAGCAAAGGGTCCTCCAAGTCAACGCCCTTACCATGGGTGAACCGACCCAGCACCTTCGATGTCCTGCGGATGGGTGCGAAGTACCGGTTTCTTATGGGTGCAGGAGACATGGTCAAAAAGGGCTTCGAAGATTTTAGCGACAGCCCAGGGTTCCGAATGGTTGCCGATGCTGGCGAGATTGTCATGTTGGATCCCAAGTTCGCCGCGGAGCTTAAGAACGATCATCGTGTGGACTTCGTGAAGCTGTTTCTGCGG GACTTCCACGAGGGTATTCCTGGCTTCGATTTCACCCAGCAGGGCGCTCGCGACGCCAAAATCCTGCGAGAGGTAACCAAAAGCCAACTTACACATCACCTGA ACTCCTTGTCGTCAGAATGCGTCGCATCCATGCAAACTATTTTTACGGATAATGAGG CTTATCATGATTTGGAGCTTCGGCCGGCACTCCTTGATCTCATTTCCCGCATCTCCTCCAAGGCCTTCCTTGGTGGCGACCCGCTATGTCAAGACGAAGAGTGGCTGAAAATCACTACTACATACGCGGGCACAGTAAATAAGGCAGCTGTGATGCTACGCTTATGGCCACGACCACTTCGTAGTCTCGTCCACTGGTTCTTGCCCTCGTGCCGCGAAGCGCGTACTCAAGTTCGGCTTGCACGTCGATTATTTGAGCCGATGgtcgagcggcggcgtcgggccAAGGCAGAAAGCCCTGATGTCCAGTTTGACGATACGGTCGAATGGGCTGAAAAAGCTGCCAAGGGCTTGCCTTACGATGCGTCCGCTGTCCAACTGCTGTTTTCGATGGCCGCAATGCACACAACCACGGATCTTTTGACCCAGGTCATCCTTGATCTTGCGGCGCACCCTGAAGTTATCGAACCACTTCGTCAGGAGATCGACACAGTCCTCCGCGAAGAAGGAGGGTGGACCAAGGCGGCGCTTCACAAGATGAAACTCCTCGATAGCGTCTTGAAAGAGTGCCAGAGGATGAAACCTGCTGCTATCAGCGGCCTTCGAGGAGTCCTCAACGCGGACGTGACGCTCTCTGATGGCACTCGTCTTGAGAAGAACACTTCCATTgccgtctcctcccaccTCCACTGGGACGAGGCAACATACGAGAACCCACAAAAatgggatggatggcggTTCTATAACCTGCGGCAGACGCCTGGAAAGGAGCACAGCTCGCAACTTGTCTCAACTTCTCCTGAGCACATGGGTTTTGGAATCGGAACCCACGCTTGTCCTGGCCGGTTCTTTGGGGCTCACGAAGTCAAGGTGGCACTTTGCCACTTTTTGCTTCGGTATGACTGGAAGCTGGCAGAGGGGGTTGTGCCTCAGACCCGTACATTCATGTGGTCGCTTGTTGCGGACCCCAAGGCCAAGGTGTCGATCAAGAGACGCTGCGTGTAG
- a CDS encoding Cytochrome p450 71b25, with amino-acid sequence MLRLVSELNKCIVWGSWEKGCCLVTILPRIAKALFLFAILFHSIYLRAQSLLQSFQRRASLTPTLSAYGRTTLTVTISTGNNSTSTVINTTTRTMHLTTLHIAFAAAAGCAIVFFFISLYKARIFFRKLLKDGAPMPPHHPVLGHLGLMLSIMASLPRDVMPTVALADQVRRRYPHLDKAFYLDMWPFTGPMLMVISPDLMRQATQGEAPLPKVGFLKNYMKPISGGHDLVSMEGEEWKRWRDVFRPAFGRATELVPNIVENISVFRDQLVGRAKSQNGVFQLHHSSLMLAMDMSGKAIWDHNMDSQRGYNDMADAIVSQLRWLLVDGFMPFASLNFIRPMVHKYNSFRMERYITGVQKRHKSSKNDSACVISRAVAKVRDGSVDKKGSEDPYRELGGEKHFNRVIKSQMRFLLLAGYDTTGSTITYVLHILSQHPEILAKVREEHNEVLGTDISRAAQQLKENPHLVNRVPYTTAVLKETLRMYPPTSTLRNGKPGFYLNDRDSSGSTTKFPTEGCMIFGNHHGLHHNPRYWKDPERFIPERFLVSTDDLSGLHPLPDAWRPFEKGPRACMGSELAMVEIKAVIMLVAREFDFTPAYQEWDSIQSKSAKGEAKIGLGVLLPGGAPKLVSGDRVYQTTGGGGSHPADGYPCRVRFARGV; translated from the exons ATGCTCCGTCTTGTCTCAGAGCTGAATAAGTGTATTGTTTGGGGCTCATGGGAAAAGGGCTGTTGCTTGGTCACAATTCTCCCGCGCATCGCCAAGGCCCTCTTTTTGTTCGCTATTCTCTTCCACTCCATCTACCTCAGAGCTCAAAGCCTTCTGCAGTCTTTCCAGCGTCGAGCTTCACTAACACCCACCCTGAGTGCATACGGGCGGACGACTCTTACAGTCACTATCAGTACTGGAAACAACTCGACTTCAACGGTCATCAACACTACTACCAGAACCATGCACCTCACAACGCTTCACATTGCattcgccgccgcggccggaTGCGCtatcgtcttcttctttatCTCGCTCTACAAAGCCCGTATTTTCTTTCGTAAGCTCCTGAAAGATGGCGCCCCAATGCCTCCTCACCATCCTGTCCTGGGCCATCTTGGACTGATGTTGAGCATCATGGCCTCTCTACCTCGCGACGTTATGCCGACCGTGGCCTTGGCCGATCAAGTCAGACGACGCTATCCACACTTGGACAAGGCCTTCTACTTGGACATGTGGCCCTTCACTGGCCCCATGCTCATGGTTATCTCGCCAGACCTGATGCGTCAGGCCACGCAAGGGGAAGCTCCCTTACCCAAGGTTGGGTTCTTGAAGAACTACATGAAGCCCATCAGCGGCGGCCACGATCTTGTCAGCATGGAGGGCGAGGAGTGGAAACGCTGGCGCGACGTGTTTCGCCCGGCCTTCGGCCGAGCGACGGAGCTCGTCCCCAACATCGTGGAAAACATTTCCGTTTTTCGGGATCAGCTCGTCGGCCGTGCCAAGAGCCAGAACGGCGTGTTTCAACTGCATCACTCATCTCTGATGCTGGCCATGGACATGTCTGGGAAAGCCATTTGGGACCACAACATGGACAGCCAGAGGGGCTACAACGATATGGCCGATGCCATCGTCTCCCAGCTGAGGTGGCTGCTAGTGGATGGCTTCATGCCGTTTGCGAGTCTCAACTTCATTCGGCCGATGGTCCACAAATACAACAGCTTCAGGATGGAAAGATACATTACGGGTGTGCAAAAGCGACACAAAAGTAGCAAGAACGACAGCGCGTGCGTCATCAGCAGAGCTGTGGCCAAAGTCCGCGACGGTTCAGTTGACAAAAAGGGGTCAGAAGACCCATAccgcgagctcggcggcgagaaaCACTTCAATCGAGTTATCAAAAGCCAAATGAGGTTCCTCCTCCTGGCAGGTTACGACACTACCGGCTCTACAATCACCTATGTTTTGCACATCCTCTCCCAACATCCCGAGATACTCGCCAAGGTACGCGAGGAGCACAACGAAGTTCTCGGAACAGATATTTCTCGGGCTGCGCAACAGCTGAAGGAGAACCCACATCTTGTCAACCGTGTTCCGTACACGACGGCAGTTCTCAAGGAGACATTGCGCATGTACCCGCCTACATCCACCTTGAGGAACGGCAAGCCGGGCTTCTATCTCAATGACCGTGATAGCTCAGGCTCGACAACAAAGTTTCCCACCGAGGGTTGCATGATCTTCGGAAACCATCACGGCTTACATCACAACCCTCGGTACTGGAAAGACCCCGAACGGTTCATCCCCGAGCGCTTTCTCGTCAGCACGGATGATCTATCCGGCCTGCATCCCCTGCCTGATGCTTGGCGTCCT TTCGAGAAAGGCCCAAGAGCTTGCATGGGTTCAGAGTTGGCCATGGTTGAGATCAAGGCTGTCATCATGCTGGTCGCGCGTGAGTTTGACTTCACTCCTGCTTATCAAGAGTGGGACAGCATCCAGTCCAAGTCCGCAAAGGGGGAGGCCAAGATTGGTTTGGGAGTCTTACTGCCAGGCGGGGCACCAAAATTAGTCAGCGGGGATCGGGTCTATCAAACAactggaggcggcgggagTCATCCAGCTGATGGATATCCGTGTCGGGTCAGATTCGCGCGAGGAGTTTAG
- a CDS encoding Terpene cyclase/mutase family member produces the protein MTTETILSQQAIDLASSATDCIKQAADHAYSQMRPDGHWYLEVRSSISFTVQWLCIRQIIGPQLSREEATKFQAWILSQQSHENGSWGLAPSVHDWAGDVSTTVEAYFGLKLLGTPVDSKAMRKARAFILRNGGVGQVGVLTQLVLAIFGIISWKDMAQVPAELMALPAGLSPVNIYSFSYWSRVSAVPVMLLKHHQPIFPLYPLGSEDEEVLGATFLDEIFVNPLDRTLKSIPRLSTLWQEGQVGRFACTMIDKAASIVEPVLKRSPLRAYCLDQCVQYIVQHLDAGGFGSLTISNFLCVVGLHAAGFPASHPVMGHLTTAMKDALWEDDDGLRMQVTIGPVWDTALMTLGLLETGLADDRTDLSIKWFKDHQILKTHGDYVVTNPRAALPGGWSFQYCNEYFPDNDDTLVCLFAIIMRNPKEINSACGSRALNWLLSMQGGDGGWGAYDIDNTSKIANLFPFADGVEFFDPSVPDISGRVLEVLGYIITEPTCSAILPSAVLQRVREACRRGLQYIAKSQDRLTGTWWARWHVNYLNGTSSVLCALPYLRSIEQPEEGILISEPLAWIQATQNADGGWGESLGSYRDETLAGRGLVSTPTQTAWAVMALLSHLPHTHPSIERGVQYLLRTQVDVPTGVTWEQEAYVSVGFPNTLWLDFGCMKHGYPMVALGRYLHACKAQ, from the exons ATGACGACAGAGACCATTCTTTCACAGCAAGCCATCGATCTTGCCTCATCAGCCACCGACTGCATCAAACAGGCGGCCGACCATGCCTACAGCCAGATGAGGCCAGACGGCCACTGGTATCTCGAGGTCCGCAGCAGCATCTCCTTCACAGTCCAGTGGCTCTGCATCCGACAAATCATCGGACCCCAACTATCTCGGGAAGAGGCCACCAAATTCCAGGCCTGGATTCTATCACAACAGAGCCACGAGAACGGTTCATGGGGCCTGGCGCCCTCGGTCCATGACTGGGCCGGAGACGTCTCAACCACAGTCGAAGCCTACTTCGGACTGAAGCTTCTGGGTACGCCAGTGGACTCCAAGGCGATGCGCAAAGCCAGGGCCTTCATTCTACGCAATGGAGGCGTCGGCCAAGTGGGCGTCTTAACACAGCTGGTGCTCGCAATCTTTGGCATCATCTCTTGGAAAGACATGGCCCAAGTCCCCGCTGAACTGATGGCTCTTCCCGCCGGCCTCTCCCCCGTCAACATCTACTCATTCTCCTACTGGTCGCGTGTGTCGGCTGTGCCCGTGATGTTGTTGAAACACCACCAGCCAATCTTCCCACTCTACCCACTCGGTtccgaggacgaagaggtcCTTGGCGCGAcgttcctcgacgagatTTTCGTCAATCCGCTCGATCGCACACTCAAGTCTATACCAAGGCTGTCAACACTATGGCAGGAAGGCCAGGTTGGCCGCTTCGCCTGCACCATGATCGACAAGGCTGCCAGCATAGTTGAGCCGGTGCTCAAGAGATCCCCCCTGCGCGCCTATTGCCTCGACCAATGTGTTCAGTACATCGTCCAGCACCTGGATGCCGGTGGCTTCGGCTCCCTCACCATTTCCAACTTCTTGTGCGTCGTCGGCCTACATGCCGCCGGGTTTCCAGCAAGCCATCCCGTCATGGGACATCTCACAACTGCCATGAAAGACGCCCTCtgggaggacgacgacggtctgCGGATGCAGGTCACCATCGGCCCTGTTTGGGACACAGCTCTGATGACGCTCGGCTTACTTGAAACCGGATTGGCCGATGACCGTACAGATCTGTCAATCAAGTGGTTCAAGGATCACCAGATCCTCAAGACGCACGGCGACTACGTTGTGACGAACCCCAGAGCTGCTCTCCCTGGTGGGTGGTCATTCCAGTACTGT AACGAGTATTTCCCCGACAACGATGATACCCTGGTGTGCCTTttcgccatcatcatgcGCAACCCCAAGGAGATCAACTCGGCATGCGGATCCCGAGCCCTGAACTGGCTGCTTTCCATGCAagggggcgacggcggctggggcGCGTACGATATTGATAACACGAGCAAGATTGCCAACCTCTTCCCGTTCGCagacggcgtcgagttcTTTGATCCCAGCGTCCCCGACATCTCGGGACGCGTCTTGGAGGTCCTCGGGTACATCATCACCGAGCCCACGTGTTCTGCCATCCTCCCTTCGGCTGTTCTCCAACGCGTTCGCGAGGCCTGCAGGCGAGGTCTTCAGTACATCGCCAAGTCGCAAGACAGGCTTACAGGCACCTGGTGGGCAAGGTGGCATGTCAACTACCTCAACGGCACCAGCAGCGTGCTCTGTGCGCTGCCGTATCTGCGGTCTATCGAGCAGCCGGAGGAGGGCATCCTCATCTCGGAGCCGCTGGCTTGGATCCAGGCCACTCAGAACGCGGACGGTGGTTGGGGAGAGAGCCTCGGCTCGTATCGAGACGAGACGCTGGCTGGCCGTGGTCTCGTatcgacgccgacgcagaCTGCCTGGGCCGTCATGGCGCTGCTTTCCCATCTTCCTCACACACACCCGTCTATTGAGAGAGGGGTGCAGTATCTGCTTCGTACTCAGGTTGATGTTCCTACAGGCGTCACATGGGAGCAGGAGGCATACGTTAGCGTGGGATTCCCCAACACGCTGTGGCTGGATTTTGGGTGCATGAAGCACGGCTATCCAATGGTTGCTTTGGGGCGTTACTTGCATGCTTGTAAAGCACAATAA